One window from the genome of Elaeis guineensis isolate ETL-2024a chromosome 5, EG11, whole genome shotgun sequence encodes:
- the LOC105046174 gene encoding uncharacterized protein isoform X2, whose amino-acid sequence MGDGYGESKRKRRKKKASSKKLLLGEKVEVLYSDEGLKGSWHVGVVINCGEFSRLVEYTDLLSEDQHSKLVEWIPVSPAVEGLHRTTPKDYRGQIRPLPPHCDIRQSELRYGLCVDALVDDAWWEGVVFDRKDGSTERLVFFPDQGDQHMISIDQLRPTQMWDEVSGHWKPRGEWLLLQVLQILEQEGALPVSVREIWYDLRTMAAFWDKIRMWMFGSRSIWHSLVSQLIQELQSVVLGKPLAGALPGCQLVDAPMNFGDIDIAPEDISCMEVRDIQNNDVGMHTRLDVTTSKFQCRKLQTLENNSLFGCADSSCKTKCSHERCSHASYLGVAVPDMHQVAKFHLLPAGCDNKESDSGEHCKSLIKSCEAHKEVEVQNMEFDGTNNHSTRNGTGAEVNNILRQMGSETGNRRVGKSWQPVNLEAEFCPKAVELCVYGSKDRYFPTGKLEVIEKVKKHLLALGWKVEVKRDTMLRLRCISPEGKCYYTLHKACCALIDKLQKKDQKCRNDKSSDLCCLGCNLCVSLPRNIYSEPASLVRDPPMHSFPSKKHERGSEHCTHDVVEFATSMDAENNRTCTELRAYPKMVDSNDQLDSGTTEASPLKILEEQQHCGASCSMLRKKNLESSTEISPEDMNSKKSGCLSFNVQFEDSNKELSLCRIQRPFTAMACDEFEESTRLSRDVAEKGSKIVSNFLEQEPRFGTLHVRELKKSERRRTTYLSIPLKALRSKLKQRSSCSQKSNKGKASQALRQRYHESRKRSQEVVLSSTGQHFARTPLSMLIDNNIILPRQKVHYIRKRDGQVMLEGCITRGGIKCKCCKKLYGLSKFQAHAGGTNQKAAACIFLKDGRSLLQCQMQMVPGTKVKSFSHPRLKSLYSLCRSDTICSVCQYGGKLMLCDHCPSAFHPGCVALEDVPKGKWFCPSCRCGICGSSDFNCDTKEFTDKTILYCDQCEREYHVGCLRKRGMSRLENYPAGNWFCSNTCSEIFLCLHALLGQSKPTSQEALSWTILRGSGYAGIEQDHSDVETTTGYYSKLHVALNILHECFVTMIEPRTQSDLIADILFNKESDLNRLNFWGFYTMLLERGDEVISVATFRVYGDKVAEMPLIGTRVQYRRQGMCRLLLDELEKLLSSLGVERLLIPAVPELLETWTTSFGFTKMSSLDRVKYLEYTLLNFQDTTMCQKLLRAASMVSKKSRGIHDQLPDGCSKNLENVDSDIHIPISEVAEMTEPIKKLMYFCI is encoded by the exons ATGGGGGACGGGTACGGCGAGAGCAAGAGGAAgcgaaggaagaagaaggccaGCAGCAAGAAGCTTCTGCTGGGGGAGAAGGTCGAG GTGTTATATTCTGATGAAGGGCTAAAGGGTTCCTGGCATGTAGGCGTGGTCATTAATTGTGGTGAATTCTCTCGTCTGGTTGAATATACTGATCTTTTGAGTGAAGATCAGCATTCAAAGCTTGTAGAATGGATCCCCGTATCACCtgctgtagaaggtctgcacaGAACAACACCAAAAGATTACCGTGGCCAGATAAGACCATTGCCACCTCATTGTGATATAAGACAGTCTGAGCTAAGATATGGGCTCTGTGTTGATGCCTTGGTGGATGATGCATGGTGGGAAGGTGTAGTTTTTGATCGCAAGGATGGTTCAACTGAGAGATTAGTTTTTTTCCCAGATCAAGGTGATCAGCACATGATCTCTATCGATCAGCTGCGTCCCACGCAGATGTGGGATGAAGTATCTGGGCATTGGAAGCCTCGTGGCGAATGGTTGTTGCTTCAAGTGCTTCAGATTTTGGAGCAAGAAGGTGCTTTGCCTGTATCTGTCAGGGAAATCTGGTATGACTTGAGAACCATGGCTGCTTTCTGGGACAAGATCAGAATGTGGATGTTTGGGTCCCGATCGATCTGGCACAGCTTGGTGTCACAGTTGATCCAGGAATTACAATCTGTTGTCCTTGGCAAACCTCTTGCTGGAGCTCTTCCTGGTTGCCAACTAGTTGACGCTCCCATGAACTTTGGTGATATTGATATTGCACCGGAGGATATTTCTTGTATGGAAGTTAGGGATATTCAGAATAATGACGTTGGCATGCATACTAGATTGGATGTAACTACAAGTAAATTTCAATGTAGGAAACTGCAAACACTTGAAAACAACTCTCTGTTTGGATGTGCTGATAGCTCATGCAAGACGAAGTGTTCTCATGAGAGGTGTTCTCATGCTTCATATTTGGGAGTGGCTGTCCCTGATATGCACCAGGTTGCAAAGTTTCATCTATTACCTGCAGGTTGTGATAACAAGGAAAGTGATTCAGGTGAACACTGTAAGTCTTTGATTAAATCTTGTGAAGCACACAAAGAGGTGGAAGTTCAAAATATGGAATTTGATGGCACTAATAACCACTCAACCCGTAATGGTACAGGGGCTGAGGTCAACAACATTCTCAGGCAGATGGGCAGTGAAACTGGGAATAGGAGAGTTGGAAAATCCTGGCAACCTGTGAATCTTGAAGCTGAATTCTGTCCTAAAGCAGTAGAATTATGTGTATATGGTTCAAAGGATAGATATTTCCCGACTGGCAAATTAGAAGTAATTGAAAAAGTGAAGAAGCATCTTTTGGCTCTGGGATGGAAGGTTGAAGTTAAAAGAGATACAATGTTAAGGCTTCGCTGCATTTCACCTGAAGGAAAATGCTACTATACGCTTCACAAGGCCTGCTGTGCTTTGATAGACAAGCTGCAAAAGAAGGATCAGAAATGCAGAAACGACAAAAGTTCAGACTTGTGCTGCTTGGGCTGTAACTTGTGTGTTTCGCTTCCTAGAAACATTTATTCTGAACCTGCCTCTCTTGTTAGGGATCCTCCTATGCATTCTTTTCCATCAAAGAAACATGAAAGAGGGTCAGAACACTGTACTCATGATGTTGTTGAATTTGCAACTAGCATGGATGCAGAGAATAACAGGACATGTACGGAGTTACGTGCCTACCCCAAAATGGTTGATTCTAATGACCAATTAGACTCTGGTACCACAGAGGCATCTCCACTCAAAATTCTTGAAGAACAGCAACATTGTGGTGCAAGTTGTTCTATGTTAAGGAAGAAAAATCTTGAAAGTTCCACTGAAATATCTCCTGAAGACATGAACAGTAAAAAATCTGGGTGCCTATCCTTCAATGTGCAATTTGAGGATTCTAATAAAGAATTATCTCTGTGCAGAATCCAAAGACCCTTTACCGCAATGGCCTGTGATGAGTTTGAGGAATCTACAAGGTTATCACGTGATGTGGCTGAAAAAGGATCAAAAATTGTGTCAAATTTTTTGGAACAGGAACCAAGGTTTGGTACATTACATGTGAGAGAACTTAAAAAAtcagaaagaagaagaacaacttATTTGTCCATTCCTTTAAAAGCTTTACGTAGCAAGTTAAAGCAACGGTCTAGTTGCTCTCAGAAATCTAATAAAGGAAAGGCATCTCAAGCTCTTAGACAAAGATATCAtgaatcaagaaaaagatcacaGGAGGTTGTACTATCATCTACAGGCCAGCATTTTGCTAGAACACCCTTGTCAATGTTGATAGACAATAACATAATATTACCAAGGCAGAAGGTACACTATATTCGTAAGAGGGATGGCCAAGTTATGTTGGAGGGGTGTATAACTCGTGGTGGAATCAAGTGCAAATGCTGTAAAAAATTGTATGGTCTCTCCAAGTTTCAGGCTCATGCTGGTGGCACTAATCAGAAGGCAGCTGCCTGTATATTTTTGAAAGATGGAAGGTCCTTGTTGCAGTGCCAAATGCAGATGGTGCCTGGTACAAAGGTTAAGAGCTTCTCCCATCCACGGTTGAAAAGCCTCTACTCTCTCTGCCGAAGTGACACAATATGCTCTGTATGTCAATATGGCGGTAAGCTTATGCTTTGTGATCACTGTCCATCAGCATTCCATCCAGGCTGTGTTGCATTAGAG GATGTGCCTAAGGGAAAATGGTTTTGTCCATCCTGTCGATGTGGCATATGTGGCTCGAGTGACTTCAATTGTGACACTAAAGAGTTTACAGATAAAACAATACTGTATTGTGATCAATGCGAGCGTGAAT atcatgTTGGATGCTTGAGAAAAAGAGGAATGAGCAGGTTAGAAAATTATCCAGCTGGGAATTGGTTTTGCAGCAATACGTGTTCTGAG ATATTTCTCTGTCTTCATGCACTTCTTGGACAATCTAAACCAACATCCCAAGAAGCTTTGTCATGGACTATTTTGCGAGGCAGTGGATATGCTGGTATTGAGCAGGATCATTCTGATGTTGAGACCACAACTGGATATTATAGCAAGCTGCATGTTGCACTTAATATACTTCATGAATGTTTCGTAACTATGATCGAACCCCGTACCCAGAGCGATCTTATTGCTGATATTCTTTTCAATAAAGA GTCTGATCTGAACCGACTTAACTTCTGGGGATTTTACACTATGCTTTTGGAGAGAGGAGATGAGGTGATATCTGTGGCTACTTTTAG GGTGTATGGTGACAAGGTTGCAGAAATGCCCCTTATTGGTACCCGTGTTCAATATCGCCGACAAGGAATGTGCCGCCTTCTTTTGGATGAACTTGAAAAG
- the LOC105046174 gene encoding uncharacterized protein isoform X3, with translation MGDGYGESKRKRRKKKASSKKLLLGEKVEVLYSDEGLKGSWHVGVVINCGEFSRLVEYTDLLSEDQHSKLVEWIPVSPAVEGLHRTTPKDYRGQIRPLPPHCDIRQSELRYGLCVDALVDDAWWEGVVFDRKDGSTERLVFFPDQGDQHMISIDQLRPTQMWDEVSGHWKPRGEWLLLQVLQILEQEGALPVSVREIWYDLRTMAAFWDKIRMWMFGSRSIWHSLVSQLIQELQSVVLGKPLAGALPGCQLVDAPMNFGDIDIAPEDISCMEVRDIQNNDVGMHTRLDVTTSKFQCRKLQTLENNSLFGCADSSCKTKCSHERCSHASYLGVAVPDMHQVAKFHLLPAGCDNKESDSGEHCKSLIKSCEAHKEVEVQNMEFDGTNNHSTRNGTGAEVNNILRQMGSETGNRRVGKSWQPVNLEAEFCPKAVELCVYGSKDRYFPTGKLEVIEKVKKHLLALGWKVEVKRDTMLRLRCISPEGKCYYTLHKACCALIDKLQKKDQKCRNDKSSDLCCLGCNLCVSLPRNIYSEPASLVRDPPMHSFPSKKHERGSEHCTHDVVEFATSMDAENNRTCTELRAYPKMVDSNDQLDSGTTEASPLKILEEQQHCGASCSMLRKKNLESSTEISPEDMNSKKSGCLSFNVQFEDSNKELSLCRIQRPFTAMACDEFEESTRLSRDVAEKGSKIVSNFLEQEPRFGTLHVRELKKSERRRTTYLSIPLKALRSKLKQRSSCSQKSNKGKASQALRQRYHESRKRSQEVVLSSTGQHFARTPLSMLIDNNIILPRQKVHYIRKRDGQVMLEGCITRGGIKCKCCKKLYGLSKFQAHAGGTNQKAAACIFLKDGRSLLQCQMQMVPGTKVKSFSHPRLKSLYSLCRSDTICSVCQYGGKLMLCDHCPSAFHPGCVALEDVPKGKWFCPSCRCGICGSSDFNCDTKEFTDKTILYCDQCEREYHVGCLRKRGMSRLENYPAGNWFCSNTCSEIFLCLHALLGQSKPTSQEALSWTILRGSGYAGIEQDHSDVETTTGYYSKLHVALNILHECFVTMIEPRTQSDLIADILFNKESDLNRLNFWGFYTMLLERGDEVISVATFRVYGDKVAEMPLIGTRVQYRRQGMCRLLLDELEKGWKGC, from the exons ATGGGGGACGGGTACGGCGAGAGCAAGAGGAAgcgaaggaagaagaaggccaGCAGCAAGAAGCTTCTGCTGGGGGAGAAGGTCGAG GTGTTATATTCTGATGAAGGGCTAAAGGGTTCCTGGCATGTAGGCGTGGTCATTAATTGTGGTGAATTCTCTCGTCTGGTTGAATATACTGATCTTTTGAGTGAAGATCAGCATTCAAAGCTTGTAGAATGGATCCCCGTATCACCtgctgtagaaggtctgcacaGAACAACACCAAAAGATTACCGTGGCCAGATAAGACCATTGCCACCTCATTGTGATATAAGACAGTCTGAGCTAAGATATGGGCTCTGTGTTGATGCCTTGGTGGATGATGCATGGTGGGAAGGTGTAGTTTTTGATCGCAAGGATGGTTCAACTGAGAGATTAGTTTTTTTCCCAGATCAAGGTGATCAGCACATGATCTCTATCGATCAGCTGCGTCCCACGCAGATGTGGGATGAAGTATCTGGGCATTGGAAGCCTCGTGGCGAATGGTTGTTGCTTCAAGTGCTTCAGATTTTGGAGCAAGAAGGTGCTTTGCCTGTATCTGTCAGGGAAATCTGGTATGACTTGAGAACCATGGCTGCTTTCTGGGACAAGATCAGAATGTGGATGTTTGGGTCCCGATCGATCTGGCACAGCTTGGTGTCACAGTTGATCCAGGAATTACAATCTGTTGTCCTTGGCAAACCTCTTGCTGGAGCTCTTCCTGGTTGCCAACTAGTTGACGCTCCCATGAACTTTGGTGATATTGATATTGCACCGGAGGATATTTCTTGTATGGAAGTTAGGGATATTCAGAATAATGACGTTGGCATGCATACTAGATTGGATGTAACTACAAGTAAATTTCAATGTAGGAAACTGCAAACACTTGAAAACAACTCTCTGTTTGGATGTGCTGATAGCTCATGCAAGACGAAGTGTTCTCATGAGAGGTGTTCTCATGCTTCATATTTGGGAGTGGCTGTCCCTGATATGCACCAGGTTGCAAAGTTTCATCTATTACCTGCAGGTTGTGATAACAAGGAAAGTGATTCAGGTGAACACTGTAAGTCTTTGATTAAATCTTGTGAAGCACACAAAGAGGTGGAAGTTCAAAATATGGAATTTGATGGCACTAATAACCACTCAACCCGTAATGGTACAGGGGCTGAGGTCAACAACATTCTCAGGCAGATGGGCAGTGAAACTGGGAATAGGAGAGTTGGAAAATCCTGGCAACCTGTGAATCTTGAAGCTGAATTCTGTCCTAAAGCAGTAGAATTATGTGTATATGGTTCAAAGGATAGATATTTCCCGACTGGCAAATTAGAAGTAATTGAAAAAGTGAAGAAGCATCTTTTGGCTCTGGGATGGAAGGTTGAAGTTAAAAGAGATACAATGTTAAGGCTTCGCTGCATTTCACCTGAAGGAAAATGCTACTATACGCTTCACAAGGCCTGCTGTGCTTTGATAGACAAGCTGCAAAAGAAGGATCAGAAATGCAGAAACGACAAAAGTTCAGACTTGTGCTGCTTGGGCTGTAACTTGTGTGTTTCGCTTCCTAGAAACATTTATTCTGAACCTGCCTCTCTTGTTAGGGATCCTCCTATGCATTCTTTTCCATCAAAGAAACATGAAAGAGGGTCAGAACACTGTACTCATGATGTTGTTGAATTTGCAACTAGCATGGATGCAGAGAATAACAGGACATGTACGGAGTTACGTGCCTACCCCAAAATGGTTGATTCTAATGACCAATTAGACTCTGGTACCACAGAGGCATCTCCACTCAAAATTCTTGAAGAACAGCAACATTGTGGTGCAAGTTGTTCTATGTTAAGGAAGAAAAATCTTGAAAGTTCCACTGAAATATCTCCTGAAGACATGAACAGTAAAAAATCTGGGTGCCTATCCTTCAATGTGCAATTTGAGGATTCTAATAAAGAATTATCTCTGTGCAGAATCCAAAGACCCTTTACCGCAATGGCCTGTGATGAGTTTGAGGAATCTACAAGGTTATCACGTGATGTGGCTGAAAAAGGATCAAAAATTGTGTCAAATTTTTTGGAACAGGAACCAAGGTTTGGTACATTACATGTGAGAGAACTTAAAAAAtcagaaagaagaagaacaacttATTTGTCCATTCCTTTAAAAGCTTTACGTAGCAAGTTAAAGCAACGGTCTAGTTGCTCTCAGAAATCTAATAAAGGAAAGGCATCTCAAGCTCTTAGACAAAGATATCAtgaatcaagaaaaagatcacaGGAGGTTGTACTATCATCTACAGGCCAGCATTTTGCTAGAACACCCTTGTCAATGTTGATAGACAATAACATAATATTACCAAGGCAGAAGGTACACTATATTCGTAAGAGGGATGGCCAAGTTATGTTGGAGGGGTGTATAACTCGTGGTGGAATCAAGTGCAAATGCTGTAAAAAATTGTATGGTCTCTCCAAGTTTCAGGCTCATGCTGGTGGCACTAATCAGAAGGCAGCTGCCTGTATATTTTTGAAAGATGGAAGGTCCTTGTTGCAGTGCCAAATGCAGATGGTGCCTGGTACAAAGGTTAAGAGCTTCTCCCATCCACGGTTGAAAAGCCTCTACTCTCTCTGCCGAAGTGACACAATATGCTCTGTATGTCAATATGGCGGTAAGCTTATGCTTTGTGATCACTGTCCATCAGCATTCCATCCAGGCTGTGTTGCATTAGAG GATGTGCCTAAGGGAAAATGGTTTTGTCCATCCTGTCGATGTGGCATATGTGGCTCGAGTGACTTCAATTGTGACACTAAAGAGTTTACAGATAAAACAATACTGTATTGTGATCAATGCGAGCGTGAAT atcatgTTGGATGCTTGAGAAAAAGAGGAATGAGCAGGTTAGAAAATTATCCAGCTGGGAATTGGTTTTGCAGCAATACGTGTTCTGAG ATATTTCTCTGTCTTCATGCACTTCTTGGACAATCTAAACCAACATCCCAAGAAGCTTTGTCATGGACTATTTTGCGAGGCAGTGGATATGCTGGTATTGAGCAGGATCATTCTGATGTTGAGACCACAACTGGATATTATAGCAAGCTGCATGTTGCACTTAATATACTTCATGAATGTTTCGTAACTATGATCGAACCCCGTACCCAGAGCGATCTTATTGCTGATATTCTTTTCAATAAAGA GTCTGATCTGAACCGACTTAACTTCTGGGGATTTTACACTATGCTTTTGGAGAGAGGAGATGAGGTGATATCTGTGGCTACTTTTAG GGTGTATGGTGACAAGGTTGCAGAAATGCCCCTTATTGGTACCCGTGTTCAATATCGCCGACAAGGAATGTGCCGCCTTCTTTTGGATGAACTTGAAAAG